One genomic window of Anguilla anguilla isolate fAngAng1 chromosome 13, fAngAng1.pri, whole genome shotgun sequence includes the following:
- the mapkapk3 gene encoding MAP kinase-activated protein kinase 3, whose translation MHRKEPGTTNLNYCCQLKAVRRLSKKEKLFGHRTSALDCFNSHYSCGLIFSTTGSYFTSFPRAYSFLIVGIQFAADAVILRTRANMHHNGNGKEKESEAPKEKSECQQAASDSAEHSTDRDSSPSHFPLPCVAKPDFKRNAVTDDYKISSQVLGLGVNGKVLECYNKKTGEKCALKILYDNPKARREVELHWQVSGGPYIVKILSLYENMHQGKKCLLIIMECMEGGELFSRIQARGDQAFTEREGSEIMRHIGTAIEHLHNINIAHRDLKPENLLYTTKQSNGVLKLTDFGFAKETTLHNPLQTPCYTPYYVAPEVLGPEKYDKSCDMWSLGVIMYILLCGFPPFYSNTGQAISPGMKRRIRMGQYEFPNPEWADVSEEAKQLIHQLLKTDPNERMTITQFMNHPWINQSMVVPPTPLHTTRVLREDRELWDDVKEEMTSALATMRVDYDQVKIKDLDTSSNPLLNKRRKKAAAGGKGGSTVCNSQ comes from the exons ATGCATAGGAAAGAACCAGGAACCACCAACTTAAATTATTGTTGCCAGTTGAAGGCGGTGCGGAGATTGAGCAAGAAAGAGAAACTGTTCGGCCATCGAACGAGCGCACTGGATTGTTTTAACAGTCATTACTCGTGTGGTTTAATTTTTTCCACGACTGGCAGTTACTTTACAAGCTTTCCTCGAGCCTACTCATTTTTAATCGTTGGAATACAGTTTGCTGCTGACGCGGTGATATTAAGGACCAGGGCGAACATGCACCACAATGGTAACGGTAAGGAGAAAGAATCCGAAGCTCCCAAGGAGAAATCCGAGTGTCAACAGGCAGCGAGTGACAGCGCAGAGCACAGCACGGACAGAGACAGCAGCCCCAGTCACTTTCCGCTGCCCTGCGTCGCCAAGCCGGACTTCAAGCGTAATGCGGTGACGGACGACTACAAGATCTCCAGTCAAGTACTTGGCTTGGGCGTCAATGGAAAAGTGCTGGAATGCTACAACAAGAAAACCGGGGAGAAGTGTGCCCTGAAG ATTTTATATGACAACCCTAAAGCACGGCGGGAGGTTGAGCTTCATTGGCAGGTTTCTGGGGGGCCTTACATAGTTAAGATCCTCAGCCTCTATGAGAATATGCATCAGGGGAAGAAATGCCTTCTCATCATTATGGAATG TATGGAGGGGGGAGAGCTCTTCAGCCGGATTCAAGCTCGGGGAGACCAGGCCTTcacagagagag AGGGATCAGAAATCATGCGTCACATCGGGACGGCCATTGAGCACCTCCACAACATTAACATTGCTCACAGGGACCTCAAG CCTGAGAACCTGCTCTATACCACTAAGCAGAGCAACGGCGTTCTCAAGCTCACAGACTTCGGCTTTGCCAAGGAGACCACACTACACAACCCCCTACAGACGCCCTGCTACACACCCTATTATGTAG CTCCGGAGGTGCTGGGCCCAGAGAAGTATGACAAGTCATGTGACATGTGGTCTCTAGGCGTGATCATGTACATCCT GCTGTGTGGCTTCCCCCCGTTCTACTCCAACACGGGCCAGGCGATCTCGCCGGGGATGAAGCGGCGCATTCGGATGGGCCAGTACGAGTTCCCCAACCCTGAGTGGGCCGACGTGTCCGAGGAAG CCAAACAGCTGATCCACCAGCTATTGAAAACTGACCCCAATGAGCGAATGACCATCACCCAATTCATGAACCACCCCTGGATCAAC CAATCAATGGTGGTCCCCCCAACACCACTTCACACTACCCGCGTactgagagaggacagagagctgTGGGATGACGTGAAG GAGGAGATGACCAGTGCACTAGCCACCATGCGTGTGGACTACGACCAGGTGAAAATCAAAGACTTGGACACCTCCAGCAACCCTCTACTCAACAAGAGACGCAAGAAGGCAGCGgcgggagggaaggggggcagCACTGTATGTAACAGTCAATGA